The Pseudanabaena galeata CCNP1313 genome includes a region encoding these proteins:
- a CDS encoding DUF2283 domain-containing protein: MKIRYFADADTLYIVFFQKTPAETRDLDENTLLDLDEDGQLCSMTIEHAKEWVGIPEIDYQQIAA, from the coding sequence ATGAAAATAAGATATTTTGCAGATGCTGACACTCTGTACATCGTCTTTTTTCAGAAAACACCTGCGGAAACGCGAGATTTAGATGAGAATACTTTATTGGATTTAGATGAGGATGGTCAGCTTTGCAGTATGACAATTGAACACGCTAAGGAATGGGTGGGTATTCCAGAGATCGATTATCAACAGATTGCAGCTTAG
- a CDS encoding type II toxin-antitoxin system HicA family toxin, with product MASSFTPELKKLLLEASCYFERHGKGDHEIWYSPITERRFVVDKAIKSRHTANAVLKQAGLVKAF from the coding sequence ATGGCAAGTTCCTTTACTCCCGAATTAAAGAAACTGCTTCTAGAGGCAAGTTGCTACTTTGAGCGTCATGGGAAGGGGGATCATGAGATTTGGTATAGCCCAATTACCGAACGGAGGTTTGTTGTCGATAAAGCGATCAAGTCTCGACATACGGCTAATGCTGTTTTAAAGCAAGCAGGGTTAGTAAAGGCGTTTTAA
- a CDS encoding DUF1902 domain-containing protein: protein MTSHYKIEAFWDQEAQVWVAESPDILGLVTEADNLDRLTNKLKQMIPELLAANHHMAIDDQRKVISFELVTHRQELIQVA, encoded by the coding sequence ATGACTAGTCATTACAAAATTGAGGCGTTTTGGGATCAAGAGGCTCAGGTCTGGGTTGCTGAGAGTCCAGATATTCTTGGCTTGGTGACGGAAGCTGATAACCTCGATCGGCTGACTAATAAGCTCAAGCAGATGATTCCCGAATTACTTGCCGCTAATCATCACATGGCTATTGATGATCAACGGAAGGTGATCTCGTTTGAATTAGTAACTCATCGGCAAGAATTAATTCAGGTGGCTTAA